From a single Pseudophryne corroboree isolate aPseCor3 chromosome 6, aPseCor3.hap2, whole genome shotgun sequence genomic region:
- the LOC134936259 gene encoding uncharacterized protein LOC134936259 — MPRSMVYKTKYTALTNQEVLALLQNPRDEMISTLPALSPKHGDIYLYSYKGRPDAKKDWRADQIRWAHMGVHSLPKKDPKIVKTYHQKILCGKREKFFRYGYESTDKRIGLVVVHYLGSDREREGVHDTLQSFPQCSDDRTLPTSLENVDERFVNDPGVSCREEPVDMSDFLVNMQLPESVGQLAHKLSSEKAKSKLMRDDIYGVYELRFALDNFIRNFTLLPELIIVVSLPKIVDLYNEVCSINQHQLLSYDTTFTIGDYYVSPIVFKCPWFKGQPSIPLAAMIYDNGSAEVHKTFFNILNDLTVNFNNADIRLVTSREGAIANALDSVVPEITHVLRWDHILKEVESWVSGHKSRADKMDYVSHVRHLLESDSESLFHKLYEGYRQEWSEPFVLYFDENIKSDLVYKSGRWLLNELRIYTPGSGVVTNVSDSMNIVLKKLTAWKEVNLEQMVLALYFLQTFYLKEVLRGRCGTGNYHLRKPYEHLAMDSADIAFTNDYFYLPPDDIIAFLENKSWTQKQNVDG; from the coding sequence ATGCCTCGGTCCATGGTGTACAAGACGAAATACACAGCTCTGACCAACCAGGAGGTTTTAGCTCTACTGCAAAACCCGAGGGATGAAATGATCTCTACATTGCCAGCCCTCAGTCCCAAACACGGCGATATCTACCTGTACTCCTACAAAGGAAGGCCAGACGCCAAAAAAGACTGGAGAGCAGACCAGATTCGATGGGCGCACATGGGGGTTCACTCCCTTCCTAAAAAAGATCCCAAAATCGTTAAAACGTATCACCAGAAAATACTCTGCGGGAAGCGGGAAAAGTTCTTCCGCTACGGATACGAAAGCACGGACAAAAGAATTGGCCTGGTCGTCGTGCATTACTTGGGTTCAGACCGGGAAAGAGAAGGAGTGCATGATACACTGCAGAGTTTCCCGCAGTGTAGCGATGATCGCACCTTACCAACGTCGCTGGAGAATGTGGATGAACGGTTCGTCAATGACCCAGGAGTCAGCTGCAGAGAGGAGCCTGTAGACATGTCAGATTTCCTCGTCAACATGCAACTCCCTGAAAGCGTCGGCCAGCTTGCCCATAAACTGAGCAGCGAAAAGGCCAAAAGCAAATTGATGCGTGACGATATTTATGGGGTGTATGAACTGCGCTTTGCCCTCGATAACTTCATACGCAATTTTACTCTCCTGCCAGAACTGATCATCGTCGTTTCTCTTCCGAAAATTGTAGATTTATATAATGAGGTCTGCAGCATCAACCAGCATCAGCTGCTCTCCTACGACACAACGTTCACAATTGGAGATTATTACGTGTCCCCAATTGTTTTCAAATGTCCATGGTTTAAAGGGCAGCCATCCATTCCTCTCGCTGCTATGATTTATGATAACGGATCGGCTGAGGTCCACAAAACCTTTTTCAATATTCTGAATGACCTCACAGTTAACTTTAACAACGCTGACATTCGACTTGTGACCAGCCGGGAGGGTGCAATCGCAAATGCCCTCGACAGCGTTGTCCCAGAAATTACACATGTCCTCCGGTGGGATCATATTTTGAAGGAAGTGGAAAGTTGGGTGTCGGGTCATAAATCTAGGGCTGATAAGATGGATTACGTATCCCATGTCCGCCACCTTTTAGAGTCTGACTCTGAAAGTCTCTTCCACAAGCTTTACGAAGGCTACAGACAAGAATGGAGCGAGCCCTTTGTCTTGTATTTCGACGAGAACATTAAATCTGACCTCGTGTATAAGAGTGGCCGATGGTTACTAAACGAACTGAGGATCTATACCCCGGGCAGCGGGGTGGTCACAAATGTATCTGACAGCATGAATATTGTTCTGAAGAAGCTAACGGCATGGAAGGAAGTGAATCTGGAACAGATGGTCCTTGCGCTGTATTTCTTGCAGACGTTTTACCTGAAGGAAGTCCTTAGAGGGCGATGTGGTACAGGAAACTACCACTTGAGGAAACCATATGAACATCTGGCAATGGATAGCGCAGATATTGCCTTCACCAATGACTATTTCTACCTGCCACCAGATGACATCATTGCTTTCCTAGAGAACAAATCCTGGACTCAAAAACAAAACGTAGATGGTTGA